AAAACTCAACAAAACATTTCCTTCGCCTCGTTCCGTTCTCTTTTTAGCGGAATTCAATGGCTTGGGCCTGCAAGAAAAGATCGATTCCGTCTCTGCCTGGGCCGGAGAATTCGGTGAAATCGAGGGAGTAATAAGGGTCGTTCATCTGGGATCGATACAGGTTCCCATGAAAGGTGGGTTTTTTGGCGTCAAAACCGGCCATATTGTTCCCCCGGATCGGGAAATCAGCAAAAAAGAATTGCGTCGGCGGATATTTGATAACAGAGAGTTTACCCAGGCGCTGATTTCAGATGATGAATCGGTTTTCTGCATGGTTTTTCCCCTTGATCCCGAGGCTAACCAGGATAAGTTACTCCATGCCGTAATAAAGTATGCAGATCAACTGGATACCCTCTCCCATGTCGAAGTTCATCTGACCGGAGCCCCTGTTCATATCCATTATATTGACGGGGCAATGAAAAAGGATTTTTCGATTCTTTTGCCCATTTCACTTATTCTCGTATTTATCCTCCTGTACTGGGTCCTTAAAAGGGTCCTCTATGTTTTTGCATCGCTTGCGGTTATATGCATTTCGCTGATATGGACGTTCGGAATCATGGGGATTATGGGAAATCCTTTCACGGTGGTGACTTCAGTCATACCGGTTATTCTGTTTCCTATCGGCGTAGCCGGAGCAATTCATGTTGTCAAAACATTTGTCCGGTTTTGCTCCGAGAAGCGTGGAGATATCAGCGAAATGCTTCAGGATACCTATTCGGAACTCATGAAACCGATTTTTCTTTCTGCGGTCACCACCAGTGCCGCCTTTGCATCTTTTGGTTTTTCGGCAAACTTATGGACCAGAATGTTCGGGATTTATACCTCAATAGGAGTAGCTTTCGCCCTCCTTTTGACAATAATACTTCTCCCCATATTTATCTCCTTCGGCCGCATTCCAACTCGGGCGCCGCTGGAAAAAGCCGAAAAAAAGGCTGTAAAAAGCGATCTGTGGCATCGATATTTCGATACCTTTATTGTCTCGAAAAACTGGCTGTTTTTATTGGCGATCATCGCAGTCGTCGCCGCTGTCGGGTTTTTCCGGGTAAAGGTCGAACATAATTATATCGCCATGTTTCCTCAGGATAGTGAGGTGCGGAAGTCCGATTCGCTTGTTGCCCGGTATCTCGGCGGTACCAGATTCTTTTCGGTCACGTTGGAGCATAAAGAGAAAAAGTTAAACACAGAAGAAGAGTGGGCGACAGTCCAGGCTATTGTCGATTACCTCGAAAAGCAGCGGGGAGTAGGATCTGTTTCATCTCTTTTACCTTTAATTAACAAGGTCAGCCACCTGATTAGTAATGAAGAAATCTCCCAAGCGGCATTGGCGCTGCTTTTAAGATCGAAAAGCCTTTTCAGCAAGAGTCTGAACAATTATCTGGACAGCTGGATTACATCCGACAGAACACGGACAAAGATCGATCTCGCATGTAGAAACATTTCCGGCCTTCGATATTCAGAAATGGCTGATGATATCCGTAATCATATCGAAAAGAACTATCCGTCATGGGACGTTAAGGTTGCCGGCCCTGCAATACTGAATGATGCAATGATTAATA
This genomic window from Chitinivibrionales bacterium contains:
- a CDS encoding MMPL family transporter is translated as MKSKSRSIIAFILKYRLAVLSIIAALTLVLGYFASQVRVDNDITKAIPDDLPEKIDYRKLNKTFPSPRSVLFLAEFNGLGLQEKIDSVSAWAGEFGEIEGVIRVVHLGSIQVPMKGGFFGVKTGHIVPPDREISKKELRRRIFDNREFTQALISDDESVFCMVFPLDPEANQDKLLHAVIKYADQLDTLSHVEVHLTGAPVHIHYIDGAMKKDFSILLPISLILVFILLYWVLKRVLYVFASLAVICISLIWTFGIMGIMGNPFTVVTSVIPVILFPIGVAGAIHVVKTFVRFCSEKRGDISEMLQDTYSELMKPIFLSAVTTSAAFASFGFSANLWTRMFGIYTSIGVAFALLLTIILLPIFISFGRIPTRAPLEKAEKKAVKSDLWHRYFDTFIVSKNWLFLLAIIAVVAAVGFFRVKVEHNYIAMFPQDSEVRKSDSLVARYLGGTRFFSVTLEHKEKKLNTEEEWATVQAIVDYLEKQRGVGSVSSLLPLINKVSHLISNEEISQAALALLLRSKSLFSKSLNNYLDSWITSDRTRTKIDLACRNISGLRYSEMADDIRNHIEKNYPSWDVKVAGPAILNDAMINILINTQITSLIITFVSILIILCIIFRSVATGFSATIPIVLSTLFVYSLMGVFGVTINSVTVIIVNTCIGIGIDYSIHFVAGYRFVRKEYDSRLDALLATVRNKGMVIIFNTLIVGVGFLVLGISSFPPIKHFGMFTFISMATSCIFALVFLPVFLKQFGNIIDK